The Lachnospiraceae bacterium oral taxon 500 genome window below encodes:
- a CDS encoding sugar ABC transporter permease: MADQSKKRLKKKSWTMDDTELALLGLPTFVWYVIFCYLPMFGLIIAFKKYKIATGKSFLVSLLQSKWAGFSNFTFFIKSNAFGLLLRNTILYNIVFIVLGIAIPVVLAMMISQLYSKWKSKTYQTMMFFPHFMSWVVVSFFVYAFLNPDKGLFNTILQALGKDKIDWYTEAGYWPFILTFMALWKSTGYSMVVYLASITGIDQSLYEAAVLDGASKFQQARYITLPSIKPIIIMMFILSSGRIFYSDFGLFYQVTQGVPSTLYEVASTFDTYIYNAVMNGTIKLERIAAAGLFQSVACCLTILLTNYIVTKIDNDSAII; this comes from the coding sequence GGCTTTGTTGGGGCTGCCGACTTTTGTCTGGTATGTGATTTTTTGCTATTTGCCGATGTTTGGATTGATTATTGCATTTAAGAAATATAAGATTGCGACCGGCAAGAGCTTTTTAGTCAGCCTGCTGCAAAGTAAATGGGCGGGTTTCAGCAATTTTACTTTTTTTATTAAATCCAATGCGTTTGGACTTTTGCTGCGCAATACTATTTTATATAATATAGTTTTTATTGTTTTGGGAATTGCAATACCGGTTGTTTTGGCAATGATGATTAGTCAGCTTTACTCAAAATGGAAATCCAAGACCTATCAGACGATGATGTTTTTTCCGCATTTTATGTCATGGGTAGTTGTTAGCTTTTTTGTATATGCTTTCTTAAACCCGGATAAAGGTCTTTTTAATACGATTTTGCAGGCTTTGGGCAAAGATAAAATTGATTGGTACACTGAAGCCGGATATTGGCCGTTTATTTTAACCTTTATGGCATTGTGGAAATCAACCGGTTACAGTATGGTTGTGTATTTGGCCAGTATTACCGGGATTGACCAGAGTTTATATGAGGCAGCGGTGCTGGACGGAGCCAGTAAGTTTCAGCAGGCCAGATATATTACGCTGCCGTCAATCAAGCCGATTATCATTATGATGTTTATTTTGAGTTCAGGGCGAATTTTTTATTCGGATTTCGGTCTGTTTTATCAGGTCACGCAAGGCGTGCCGTCTACGCTTTACGAGGTGGCATCAACCTTTGATACCTATATCTATAATGCGGTTATGAATGGTACTATTAAGTTGGAGAGAATAGCGGCCGCCGGACTCTTTCAATCGGTTGCCTGCTGCCTGACGATTTTGCTGACGAATTACATTGTAACTAAAATTGACAACGACAGCGCTATTATATAA
- a CDS encoding sugar ABC transporter permease, translating to MKKRALNQIKPATNFIFNIIFAVAAAVSIVPVIFVLMISFSSEFSLNHYGYRFIPTEFSMAAYNYLWRERRIIFNAFGISVFVTVVGVLLGLVLTTTMGYVLSRREFKLRGFYTGVVFVPMIFNGGMIASYVVMVHVLGLKDSIWALILPIAVSSFNIIICKTFFRSTIPDSIIESGKIDGASQLQIFGQIVLPISKPVLATIGLFLSFGYWNDWFQAALYITSTEKNSLQSLLNQILQNVEYMNKHPEYATALQEQIPSESVRMAIAIVVIIPIALAYPFFQKYFITGLTIGAVKG from the coding sequence ATGAAGAAAAGAGCCTTAAATCAAATCAAGCCGGCGACAAACTTCATCTTTAATATTATCTTTGCTGTAGCGGCGGCTGTTTCGATTGTACCGGTTATTTTTGTGCTGATGATTTCTTTTAGTTCGGAGTTTTCGTTAAATCATTATGGTTACCGGTTCATCCCGACAGAGTTTTCGATGGCGGCCTATAATTATTTGTGGAGAGAGCGCCGGATTATTTTTAACGCCTTTGGGATTTCAGTGTTTGTTACAGTGGTCGGTGTACTTTTGGGTTTGGTTTTGACAACAACGATGGGCTATGTCCTATCACGGCGGGAATTTAAATTAAGAGGCTTTTATACCGGCGTTGTGTTTGTGCCGATGATTTTTAACGGCGGTATGATTGCCAGCTATGTTGTTATGGTTCATGTGTTGGGACTAAAAGACAGCATTTGGGCGCTGATTTTGCCGATTGCGGTTTCTTCCTTTAATATTATTATCTGTAAGACTTTTTTCCGCAGTACGATTCCCGATTCCATTATTGAATCCGGAAAAATAGACGGTGCTTCACAGCTTCAGATTTTCGGTCAGATTGTACTGCCGATTTCCAAGCCGGTTCTGGCGACCATTGGTTTATTCTTATCCTTTGGCTACTGGAATGACTGGTTTCAGGCGGCACTTTATATTACCAGCACGGAAAAGAACTCTTTGCAGTCGCTCTTAAATCAAATTTTGCAGAATGTGGAATATATGAACAAGCATCCGGAATATGCAACGGCGCTGCAAGAGCAGATTCCGTCCGAGTCAGTGCGGATGGCGATTGCGATTGTGGTTATTATACCGATTGCGCTGGCATATCCGTTCTTTCAAAAATATTTTATTACCGGCCTGACGATTGGTGCGGTTAAGGGCTGA
- a CDS encoding ABC transporter substrate-binding protein, whose translation MKKLMALMLSLVMALSLAACGQTTEQPKKEDTKKENTDKPETKDEKTPEAKNDEKQPEMNKDIVPLKWVLIGGGQPKNYDAWKEHINKYLAEKIGVELDVQIISWGDWDSKRKLMINSNEPYDIMFTNVGTFVDDVNVGAFADITEMLDTVPELKKLMPEKYWDAVKVNGQIYGVPTYKDSSLTGYFIWDKEMLDKYEVKDVEKLDTLEKAKDTLQKMTDGEKKPALYLTTINSIDPIEFYDGMGLNLPIGVKIDDASRKVVKTYEQENIIKHYETLHSMFKSGIINSDAATLKEMPKIRTFFWAQGWSGAAKTVWGPQMGKEVIAIQNGETILTNDTVRGSINCISANCKHPEKALQLLQLVNTDTYVRDAFFYGLEGDNFDYTADKKVHKNNTDWSMAGYAQGTFFNVSMLDDVDFNQWDEVRALNEKAIASVLLGFNINTEEFEDELANCAEIFNKYRDQIVTGIGEPSEVFAKLDEELEKAGIQTIIEKVQAQIDAAYK comes from the coding sequence ATGAAGAAACTAATGGCGCTGATGTTGTCGCTGGTTATGGCTTTGTCTTTAGCGGCCTGCGGACAGACGACGGAACAGCCGAAAAAGGAAGACACCAAAAAGGAAAATACGGACAAACCGGAGACGAAAGACGAAAAGACGCCGGAAGCAAAGAATGATGAAAAACAGCCGGAAATGAACAAGGATATTGTTCCGTTAAAGTGGGTCTTAATCGGCGGCGGTCAGCCGAAGAATTATGATGCATGGAAAGAGCATATCAACAAGTATTTGGCTGAAAAAATCGGCGTAGAGTTGGATGTTCAGATTATTTCATGGGGTGATTGGGACAGCAAAAGAAAGCTGATGATTAACTCCAATGAGCCGTATGACATTATGTTCACCAATGTAGGAACTTTTGTTGACGATGTAAATGTAGGCGCTTTTGCCGATATTACCGAAATGCTGGATACCGTTCCGGAATTAAAGAAACTGATGCCGGAAAAATACTGGGATGCAGTCAAGGTAAACGGTCAAATCTATGGCGTACCGACCTACAAAGACAGCTCTTTGACCGGATATTTTATCTGGGATAAGGAAATGCTGGATAAGTATGAAGTAAAAGATGTAGAAAAATTAGATACCTTGGAAAAAGCCAAGGATACTTTGCAGAAGATGACGGACGGCGAAAAGAAGCCGGCTTTATATCTGACGACGATTAATAGTATTGATCCGATTGAGTTTTACGATGGCATGGGCTTAAATCTGCCGATTGGCGTTAAGATTGACGATGCTTCCCGCAAGGTAGTTAAGACTTATGAGCAGGAAAATATCATAAAGCATTATGAAACTTTGCACAGCATGTTTAAGAGCGGAATTATCAATTCGGATGCAGCGACCTTAAAGGAAATGCCGAAAATTCGGACTTTCTTCTGGGCACAGGGCTGGAGCGGTGCTGCTAAGACGGTTTGGGGTCCGCAAATGGGCAAAGAAGTAATAGCGATTCAAAACGGCGAAACGATTTTGACCAACGATACGGTTCGCGGTTCGATCAACTGTATTTCGGCGAATTGCAAACATCCGGAAAAGGCATTGCAGCTTTTACAGCTGGTTAATACCGATACTTATGTTCGGGATGCTTTCTTCTATGGCTTAGAAGGCGATAACTTTGATTATACTGCCGATAAAAAAGTACATAAGAATAATACCGATTGGAGCATGGCCGGTTATGCACAGGGAACTTTCTTTAATGTCAGTATGCTGGATGATGTTGATTTCAATCAATGGGACGAAGTAAGGGCATTAAACGAAAAAGCAATCGCTTCTGTTTTACTGGGCTTTAACATTAATACGGAAGAGTTTGAAGATGAATTGGCTAACTGCGCAGAAATTTTCAATAAGTACAGAGATCAAATCGTTACCGGTATAGGCGAACCGTCGGAAGTATTTGCGAAATTGGACGAAGAATTAGAAAAAGCTGGTATTCAGACGATTATAGAAAAAGTACAGGCCCAGATTGACGCAGCGTATAAATAA
- a CDS encoding glycosidase — protein sequence MAKIIGHDLPNIPWEEKPANCREPIWRYSRNPIIGRNVSKRSNSVFNSAVVPLGDEFIGVFRCDSRSISMDIFLGRSKDGLDWEIESEPIQFVGADKEILNREYRYDPRVCFLEDRYYITWCNGYHGPTIGVAYTFDFKEFIQLENAFLPFNRNGVLFPRRIGGNYMMMSRPSDNGHTPFGDIFVSQSKDLEFWGRHRYMMGAVKGDVSAWQSTKIGPGPIPIETDEGWLLIYHGVITTCNGFVYRMGTALLDLEEPWKVLSRSRDYLLAPYEYYECVGDVPNVVFPCAALTDAATGRIAVYYGCADTVTGVAFTTIDELLTFTKENAM from the coding sequence ATGGCAAAAATTATTGGACATGACCTGCCGAATATTCCGTGGGAAGAAAAACCGGCGAACTGCCGGGAGCCGATTTGGCGTTATAGCCGGAATCCGATTATTGGCCGGAATGTAAGCAAACGCTCGAACAGCGTGTTTAACAGTGCGGTTGTACCCCTTGGCGATGAATTTATCGGCGTTTTTCGGTGCGACAGCCGGTCGATTAGTATGGATATTTTCTTAGGCCGGAGCAAGGACGGACTTGATTGGGAAATTGAAAGTGAGCCGATTCAGTTTGTCGGCGCGGATAAAGAGATTCTGAATCGAGAGTATCGCTATGACCCACGAGTCTGTTTTTTGGAGGATCGCTATTATATTACCTGGTGCAACGGTTATCACGGACCGACCATCGGCGTGGCATATACTTTTGATTTTAAAGAGTTTATTCAGCTGGAGAACGCATTTTTACCGTTTAACCGCAACGGCGTGTTATTTCCCCGCCGGATTGGCGGCAATTATATGATGATGAGCCGACCCAGCGATAACGGTCATACTCCGTTTGGCGATATTTTTGTCAGTCAGTCAAAGGATTTGGAGTTTTGGGGCAGACATCGCTATATGATGGGGGCGGTCAAAGGGGATGTGTCGGCTTGGCAGTCAACTAAAATCGGGCCGGGGCCGATTCCGATTGAAACCGATGAAGGCTGGCTCTTGATTTATCATGGTGTCATTACTACCTGCAACGGTTTTGTCTATCGGATGGGAACAGCGCTGCTGGATTTGGAGGAGCCTTGGAAGGTGCTTAGCCGCAGCCGGGATTATTTGCTGGCGCCGTATGAATATTATGAATGTGTTGGCGATGTGCCGAATGTGGTCTTTCCCTGCGCTGCGCTGACCGATGCTGCCACCGGCCGGATTGCGGTATATTACGGCTGCGCCGATACCGTAACCGGTGTGGCGTTTACAACAATTGATGAATTATTAACATTTACGAAAGAAAATGCGATGTAA
- a CDS encoding DNA-binding response regulator, giving the protein MYKIMLIEDDPVIAGQLADFLRSWNYEVVLAVDYTAVLAEFCREMPQLVLLDISLPYYNGYYWCEQIRKVSKVPIIFISGQADNMNIIMAVNQGGDDFIAKPFDLSVLAAKVSALLRRTYDFGESSSFMEYQGFILNLAEARLLYQERSVELTKNEYRILQTLFEAGGSLVSREEMMRRLWESELFIDDNTLTVNMTRLRKKLEKEQIPEIIETKKGIGYRLGKAEKNE; this is encoded by the coding sequence ATGTATAAAATAATGCTAATTGAAGATGATCCGGTGATTGCCGGGCAGTTGGCCGATTTTTTAAGAAGCTGGAATTATGAGGTGGTGTTGGCGGTTGATTATACGGCGGTTTTGGCGGAATTCTGCCGGGAGATGCCGCAGCTGGTGCTGTTGGATATCAGCCTCCCCTATTATAACGGCTATTACTGGTGCGAGCAGATTCGCAAGGTATCGAAAGTGCCGATTATTTTTATTTCCGGACAGGCGGATAATATGAATATCATTATGGCGGTCAATCAAGGCGGCGATGATTTTATTGCCAAGCCTTTTGATTTGTCGGTGCTGGCGGCGAAAGTCAGCGCGCTGCTGCGCCGGACGTATGATTTCGGCGAAAGCAGCAGTTTTATGGAATATCAGGGCTTTATCCTGAACTTGGCGGAAGCGCGGCTTTTATATCAGGAAAGAAGTGTGGAGCTGACCAAGAATGAGTACCGCATTTTGCAGACTTTATTTGAAGCCGGCGGCTCGCTGGTCAGCCGGGAGGAAATGATGCGCCGGCTCTGGGAGAGTGAACTGTTTATTGATGATAATACCTTGACTGTGAATATGACCCGGCTGCGAAAAAAGCTGGAAAAAGAGCAGATTCCGGAAATCATTGAAACCAAAAAAGGAATTGGCTATCGGCTCGGAAAGGCAGAAAAAAATGAGTAA
- a CDS encoding sensor histidine kinase — protein MSKIGETLRAYLADRLGGALLFLAEGAVIWLVLWLGEVAMDIRDYILLLHFVLWGLAFCFDFSSYHRQYRYLQKLRDKKGELDRQENRIGLGDKKLFQLCDEILEEQNHLLRQREEEEKNRLKSYQEYYSLWVHQIKTPIFALELLLRGVAEPGLSSQMNAELLKIKDYTQLALQYIRLEDMAADLDLKTYALENIVKNQLKKYALLFINRKVRLELAEFQLDVITDEKWLAFVLGQILTNALKYTAPGGQIRIWLKDRTLIIADTGLGIRAEDIPRLFTKGFTGDNGRRQKEASGMGLYLSAKVMQTLGHAIWLESEQGKGTQVFLNFPEQSLQEY, from the coding sequence ATGAGTAAAATAGGAGAAACGCTGCGGGCTTATTTGGCCGACCGCTTGGGCGGGGCGCTGCTGTTTTTGGCTGAGGGCGCTGTGATATGGCTGGTATTGTGGTTGGGCGAAGTGGCAATGGATATCCGGGATTATATTCTGCTGCTGCATTTCGTGCTGTGGGGATTGGCGTTTTGTTTTGATTTTAGCAGCTACCACCGGCAGTACCGGTATTTGCAAAAGCTTCGGGATAAAAAGGGTGAGCTTGACCGGCAGGAAAACCGAATCGGTTTAGGGGATAAAAAGCTGTTTCAGCTTTGCGATGAGATCTTGGAAGAACAAAATCATCTGCTCCGTCAGCGGGAAGAGGAAGAAAAAAACCGGCTGAAATCGTATCAGGAATATTACAGTTTGTGGGTACACCAGATAAAAACGCCGATTTTTGCATTAGAGCTTTTGTTGCGCGGCGTAGCTGAGCCGGGACTTTCTTCGCAAATGAACGCGGAGCTTTTAAAAATCAAGGATTATACCCAGTTGGCGCTGCAATATATCCGGCTGGAGGATATGGCGGCTGATTTGGATTTAAAGACATACGCGCTGGAAAACATTGTTAAAAACCAGTTAAAAAAATATGCGCTGCTGTTTATCAACCGAAAAGTTCGGTTGGAGCTGGCGGAGTTTCAGCTGGATGTTATCACCGATGAAAAATGGCTGGCCTTTGTTTTGGGGCAGATTTTAACCAATGCCTTAAAATATACGGCGCCGGGTGGTCAAATTCGGATTTGGTTAAAAGACCGAACGCTGATCATTGCCGATACGGGACTGGGGATTCGGGCGGAAGATATCCCGCGTCTTTTTACCAAGGGCTTTACCGGCGACAATGGCCGGCGGCAAAAAGAGGCCAGCGGTATGGGCCTGTATTTATCGGCCAAGGTCATGCAGACTTTGGGTCATGCGATTTGGCTGGAGTCGGAGCAGGGGAAGGGAACACAGGTGTTTCTAAACTTCCCGGAGCAGTCTTTGCAGGAGTATTAA
- a CDS encoding ABC transporter ATP-binding protein, which yields MKILEVRELRKVYTTRFNLNKCEALRSVSFQVEPQEFVAIMGESGSGKSTLLNIIASLLKPTSGQILLNGRDMAEVKDSQLSAFRREHLGFVFQDFNLLDNFSVKDNMLLPLVLAQKPYPEMMKKVTEVAELLRISDLLEKFPYEISGGEKQRTAIGRAVITAPELLLADEPTGALDSKASERILKLFQQINESGQTILMVTHSVRAASKAKRVLFIKDGQVFNEIYKAEQSDDDFYQRIMNTLSVMANN from the coding sequence ATGAAAATATTGGAAGTTCGGGAATTACGAAAGGTATATACGACCAGGTTTAACTTAAATAAATGTGAGGCACTGCGCAGCGTCAGTTTTCAGGTGGAGCCGCAGGAATTCGTGGCGATTATGGGCGAGTCCGGTTCCGGGAAAAGCACCTTGCTCAATATTATTGCCTCATTGCTGAAACCGACCTCCGGTCAGATTTTGCTGAACGGCCGCGATATGGCGGAGGTGAAAGACAGCCAGCTGTCGGCTTTTCGGCGGGAGCACTTGGGCTTTGTTTTTCAGGATTTTAATTTGCTGGATAATTTCAGCGTTAAGGATAATATGCTGCTGCCGCTGGTACTGGCGCAAAAACCCTATCCGGAAATGATGAAAAAGGTAACGGAGGTGGCCGAACTTCTCCGGATCAGCGATTTGCTGGAAAAGTTTCCCTATGAGATTTCCGGCGGTGAAAAGCAGCGGACGGCGATCGGCCGGGCAGTTATTACTGCGCCGGAGCTGCTGCTGGCGGATGAGCCGACCGGGGCGCTGGATTCTAAAGCGTCGGAGCGGATTTTAAAATTATTTCAGCAGATTAACGAGAGCGGACAGACCATTTTGATGGTAACGCATAGTGTCCGGGCGGCCAGTAAGGCAAAGCGGGTGCTGTTTATCAAAGACGGTCAGGTATTTAACGAGATTTATAAAGCGGAGCAGAGCGATGATGATTTCTACCAAAGAATTATGAATACTCTGTCTGTTATGGCGAATAATTAA
- a CDS encoding AraC family transcriptional regulator — protein sequence MSDFYNFVKSFFSTDECVGNTKYSAVGHTFRFDTDDAEGIFWFYEGENFTIDIHDVFIKKEIIHTSFSGLDNFYSFYSSYLVTANGECFNPYQNLSSNSLYIINTKNSKNYRFILHKNSPYLGIGINFKQSMIDECLSSYKNKVCNYEDLFFNTSTIINKPLERIAKDILNCKMISPAAEIFFESKAKEWLSITIDSFLNKYNNPISIADDEALKNVANYIDDHYATSISQDTLEKISTMSGTKLKKLFKQKYQCTITEYTQRRRMNMAEILLLNSTLRILDIAEAVGYSSHSKFSTCFKKYKGFYPKDIKKYTKNTGSS from the coding sequence ATGAGTGATTTTTATAACTTCGTTAAAAGCTTTTTTTCTACAGATGAATGTGTGGGTAATACAAAATACTCCGCTGTAGGGCATACATTCCGTTTCGATACGGATGATGCAGAAGGCATATTTTGGTTTTATGAAGGAGAAAATTTTACAATCGACATCCATGATGTCTTCATAAAAAAAGAAATTATCCATACAAGTTTTTCCGGCTTGGATAATTTCTATTCCTTTTACTCCTCTTATTTAGTTACTGCAAATGGAGAATGTTTTAATCCTTATCAAAATCTTTCTTCAAACTCACTCTATATTATAAATACAAAAAATTCTAAGAATTATAGGTTCATACTTCATAAAAATTCTCCATATTTAGGAATAGGCATAAACTTCAAACAATCTATGATAGATGAATGCCTGTCCTCTTATAAAAATAAAGTTTGTAACTATGAAGATTTATTTTTCAATACCAGTACCATCATAAACAAACCTTTAGAAAGAATTGCAAAAGATATACTTAATTGCAAGATGATATCTCCTGCTGCTGAAATCTTTTTTGAATCAAAGGCAAAAGAATGGCTAAGCATTACAATAGACTCATTTTTAAATAAATACAACAATCCTATATCAATTGCTGATGATGAAGCTTTGAAAAATGTTGCTAATTATATAGACGATCATTATGCAACATCAATCTCACAAGATACTTTAGAAAAAATATCCACTATGAGCGGTACAAAGCTAAAAAAATTATTTAAGCAAAAATATCAATGCACAATTACAGAATATACTCAAAGACGGCGAATGAATATGGCGGAAATTCTTTTGTTGAACTCCACACTTAGAATTCTGGATATAGCGGAAGCTGTAGGATATTCCTCTCACAGTAAATTTAGTACCTGTTTCAAAAAATACAAAGGGTTTTACCCTAAAGACATCAAAAAATACACAAAAAATACCGGTTCTTCATAA
- a CDS encoding ABC transporter ATP-binding protein, with product MENKKKSILKRLMPYGGKKSFLLYIAMVMSAVSGIMVLMPMVYIHRIVNNLILNGAVNFDYVKENSIYAAVFAGIGLFIYLIGLILSHIFAFEVEDNIIKSSVTKLINKPLGYFDDKESGRIRNVIVSGASETHSFLAHQLPDMAMTIISPIVLIVFFFMFNWKLGLASMIPMIIGMTLMSSMMTAETKKMKDEYYAELSNLSSQTVEYVRGIPVVKTFAQSVESFDKLYALIIKIKDNVLKLTMSYTNKMSWFETVSTSTAFFLVPVALLLIKFNGNLSNVVADSVIYFLIGPAFAIFIMRTATITQFSYFAELALDKIEKILEFDDFVYGDKTSSEVGIEFKNVSFSYGGENVLDNISFKVNKGERVALVGMSGSGKTTVARLAARFYDIKSGEILIGGVHIKDFEKEALMKKIAFVFQNSKLFKMSLRDNLLLAKPDALDKEIDSALISSGSKDIVQGLEEGLDTVYGTKGTYFSGGEAQRLSIARAFLKDADIIILDEATAFADPENEHLIQESFKKLSKNKTTLMIAHRLSTVIDADKILVIDKGKIVEEGKHADLIDINGHYKKLWDEYQRSINWKIGG from the coding sequence GTGGAGAATAAGAAAAAATCAATACTGAAAAGATTAATGCCTTACGGTGGTAAAAAAAGTTTTTTGCTGTATATTGCTATGGTTATGTCTGCTGTATCAGGAATCATGGTTTTGATGCCTATGGTTTATATTCATAGAATTGTAAATAACTTAATTTTGAACGGGGCGGTAAATTTTGATTATGTAAAGGAAAACTCGATATATGCGGCAGTCTTTGCCGGAATTGGTCTATTTATATACTTAATAGGTCTAATTTTATCTCATATTTTTGCATTTGAAGTGGAAGATAACATTATTAAGAGTTCAGTGACAAAACTAATAAACAAACCGCTTGGGTATTTCGATGACAAAGAAAGCGGAAGGATAAGAAATGTCATTGTATCCGGAGCTTCTGAAACCCATTCTTTTTTAGCACATCAACTTCCTGATATGGCGATGACGATTATATCACCGATCGTTCTAATTGTGTTTTTCTTTATGTTTAACTGGAAGTTAGGACTTGCCAGCATGATACCGATGATTATCGGCATGACATTAATGTCATCAATGATGACAGCCGAAACCAAGAAAATGAAAGATGAGTATTATGCAGAGCTTTCCAACTTATCTTCTCAGACTGTGGAATATGTTAGAGGAATTCCGGTTGTTAAAACATTTGCGCAAAGTGTTGAGAGTTTTGATAAGCTATATGCCTTAATCATAAAAATAAAAGATAATGTACTTAAACTTACTATGAGTTACACGAATAAAATGTCATGGTTTGAAACAGTTTCTACATCGACTGCATTTTTCTTAGTGCCTGTGGCATTACTCTTAATAAAATTTAATGGAAACTTATCTAATGTAGTTGCAGATTCTGTTATTTACTTTCTGATAGGACCGGCATTTGCTATTTTTATTATGAGAACTGCGACGATTACACAATTCAGCTACTTTGCAGAACTTGCTTTAGATAAAATTGAAAAGATACTTGAATTTGATGATTTTGTTTATGGAGATAAGACAAGTTCAGAGGTTGGGATAGAATTCAAAAATGTAAGCTTTTCTTATGGCGGCGAAAATGTCTTAGATAATATTTCATTTAAAGTAAACAAGGGAGAACGAGTTGCTTTAGTTGGAATGTCGGGCAGTGGTAAAACCACTGTAGCAAGGCTTGCTGCCAGATTTTATGATATTAAATCAGGTGAAATTTTAATTGGTGGGGTTCATATAAAGGATTTTGAAAAAGAGGCTTTGATGAAAAAAATCGCTTTTGTTTTTCAAAATTCCAAGCTATTTAAAATGAGTTTAAGAGATAATCTTTTGCTCGCAAAACCTGATGCGCTGGATAAAGAAATAGATAGTGCTTTGATAAGTTCAGGATCTAAAGATATTGTTCAGGGTTTGGAAGAGGGACTCGATACGGTTTACGGGACAAAAGGCACATATTTTTCGGGCGGAGAAGCTCAAAGGCTTTCTATAGCGAGAGCGTTTCTAAAAGACGCAGATATTATCATTTTGGACGAAGCCACAGCTTTTGCAGATCCTGAAAATGAACATTTGATTCAGGAGTCTTTTAAGAAGCTGTCAAAAAATAAGACAACACTAATGATCGCTCATAGATTATCTACAGTAATCGATGCGGACAAGATTCTCGTTATTGATAAGGGAAAAATTGTAGAAGAAGGCAAGCATGCAGATTTAATAGATATAAATGGGCATTATAAAAAGCTTTGGGATGAATATCAGAGATCCATAAATTGGAAGATAGGAGGTTAA